Proteins encoded within one genomic window of Bacillus thuringiensis:
- a CDS encoding prenyltransferase/squalene oxidase repeat-containing protein, which yields MLLYEKVHEEIARRTTALQTMPRQDGTWRFCFEGAPLTDCHMIFLLKLLGRDKEIEPFVKRLVSFQTNEGTWKLYEDEVGGNLSATIQSYAALLASKKYTKEDVNMKRAEMFINERGGVARAHFMTKFLLAIHGEYEYPSFFHLPTPIMFLQNDSTFSIFELSSSARIHLIPMMVCLNKRFQVGKKLLPNLNHIAGGGGEWFREDRSPVFQTLLSDVKKIITYPLSLHHKGYEEVERFMKERIDENGTLYSYASASFYMIYALLALGHSIQSPIIQKAITGITSYIWKMERGNHLQNSPSTVWDTALLSYALQEAHVPKDNKMIQQAVAYLLKKQHTKKADWSVHAPALTPGGWGFSDVNTTIPDVDDTTAVLRALAKSRGNKNVDNAWEKGVNWIKGLQNDDGGWGAFEKGVTSNILANLPIENARDMITDPSTPDITGRVLEFFGTYAPNELPEKQKQSAINCLMNVQEENGSWYGKWGICYIYGTWAVMTGLRSLGIPTADPSLKRAALWLEHIQHEDGGWGESCNSSVEKRFVTLPFSTPSQTAWALDALISYYDKETPSIRKGISYLLANPYVNEKYPTGTGLPGGFYIRYHSYAYIYPLLTFAHYIKKYKK from the coding sequence TTGTTATTATATGAAAAAGTGCATGAAGAAATAGCGAGAAGAACAACTGCACTTCAAACAATGCCACGGCAAGATGGTACGTGGCGGTTTTGTTTTGAAGGAGCGCCACTAACAGATTGTCATATGATTTTTTTATTAAAATTATTAGGTAGAGATAAAGAGATAGAACCGTTTGTAAAAAGATTAGTATCATTTCAAACAAATGAAGGAACATGGAAGTTGTACGAAGACGAAGTGGGTGGGAATCTATCTGCTACAATTCAATCTTATGCTGCCTTACTTGCATCGAAAAAATATACAAAAGAAGATGTGAATATGAAGCGAGCGGAAATGTTTATAAATGAGCGTGGCGGGGTAGCGCGTGCTCATTTTATGACGAAGTTTTTATTAGCGATTCATGGAGAATATGAATATCCTTCGTTCTTTCATTTACCAACACCAATCATGTTTCTACAGAATGATTCCACATTCAGTATATTTGAATTGAGTAGTTCAGCGCGGATCCATTTAATTCCGATGATGGTGTGTTTAAATAAAAGATTTCAAGTAGGGAAAAAGTTATTGCCAAATTTAAATCACATTGCGGGCGGAGGCGGAGAATGGTTCCGGGAGGATCGATCTCCAGTTTTTCAAACGTTATTAAGTGATGTGAAGAAAATTATAACTTACCCACTGTCTTTACATCATAAAGGATATGAGGAAGTCGAACGATTTATGAAAGAGCGTATTGATGAAAATGGAACGTTATATAGTTACGCAAGTGCTTCATTTTATATGATTTATGCTTTATTGGCATTAGGACATTCTATTCAATCGCCAATAATTCAGAAGGCAATAACGGGAATCACATCTTATATATGGAAGATGGAGAGAGGAAACCATTTGCAAAACTCTCCGTCAACTGTATGGGATACAGCTTTACTTAGCTATGCGCTACAAGAGGCCCACGTTCCGAAAGATAATAAGATGATTCAACAGGCAGTAGCATATTTGTTAAAAAAACAGCATACAAAAAAAGCTGATTGGAGCGTACATGCTCCGGCGCTTACTCCAGGCGGTTGGGGTTTTTCGGATGTGAATACGACTATTCCGGATGTTGATGATACAACAGCTGTGCTAAGAGCGTTGGCAAAAAGTAGAGGAAACAAAAATGTAGATAATGCTTGGGAAAAAGGGGTTAATTGGATTAAAGGATTACAAAATGATGATGGTGGCTGGGGAGCTTTTGAAAAAGGTGTGACGAGCAATATATTAGCAAATTTACCAATCGAGAACGCAAGAGATATGATAACGGATCCTTCTACACCAGATATTACAGGAAGAGTGTTAGAGTTTTTCGGGACATATGCACCAAATGAATTGCCTGAGAAACAAAAACAAAGTGCGATAAATTGTTTAATGAATGTACAAGAGGAAAATGGATCGTGGTATGGGAAATGGGGGATTTGTTATATATATGGTACGTGGGCGGTGATGACTGGTTTACGGTCACTAGGAATTCCTACCGCTGATCCTTCATTGAAACGAGCAGCTTTATGGCTTGAGCATATACAGCATGAAGATGGTGGGTGGGGTGAATCTTGCAACAGTAGTGTGGAGAAAAGGTTCGTTACTTTACCATTTAGTACACCATCCCAAACAGCATGGGCGTTAGATGCTCTTATTTCTTACTATGATAAAGAAACGCCATCTATTCGAAAAGGTATTTCATATTTGCTTGCGAATCCTTATGTGAATGAAAAATACCCTACCGGAACAGGTTTACCGGGTGGGTTTTATATTCGTTATCATAGCTATGCATATATATATCCGCTACTTACTTTTGCACATTATATAAAAAAATATAAAAAATAA
- a CDS encoding P-loop NTPase, whose translation MITQKQIMNALKHVEDPELHKSIVELNMVRNIQMNGTEVKLEVVLTIQGCPLKAKIQQDIEESLHAIGASKVDVTFSSMTKEERAVLTEKLKKNTRTETGMPSMLRLDSGVRFITVTSGKGGVGKSTVTINLATALARMGKKVGILDADIYGFSIPAMMETNQKPTMIDQTAIPVISHGVKIMSMGFFTEGNNPVMWRGPMLNKWIQNFLANTHWGELDYLLLDLPPGTGDVAIDVAAMIPQAKEIIVTTPHNVASFVASRVGVMAKHTKHEILGIVENMAYYEEQDGSKNYLFGKGGGEMLAEQLQTEVIAQVPFAKREENSGSSVYDEDSLVGEVFTSLAEDIIYKG comes from the coding sequence ATGATTACTCAAAAACAAATAATGAATGCGTTAAAACATGTAGAGGATCCAGAATTACACAAAAGTATTGTAGAGTTAAACATGGTTAGAAATATACAAATGAATGGAACAGAGGTTAAACTTGAAGTAGTGCTAACGATTCAAGGGTGTCCGTTAAAAGCAAAAATTCAACAAGATATTGAAGAATCGCTTCACGCAATTGGTGCCTCTAAAGTGGATGTAACATTTAGTTCTATGACAAAAGAAGAACGTGCAGTCTTAACAGAGAAGTTAAAGAAAAATACTAGAACAGAAACTGGTATGCCAAGCATGCTTCGCCTCGATTCAGGGGTACGATTTATTACTGTAACGAGCGGAAAAGGTGGAGTCGGAAAATCAACTGTGACAATTAATCTTGCAACGGCTTTAGCTCGTATGGGCAAAAAAGTGGGGATATTAGATGCAGATATATATGGTTTTAGCATTCCAGCTATGATGGAAACGAATCAAAAACCAACGATGATTGATCAAACAGCAATTCCAGTTATTAGTCACGGTGTTAAAATCATGTCGATGGGATTTTTTACAGAAGGAAATAATCCGGTTATGTGGCGCGGACCGATGTTAAATAAATGGATTCAAAATTTCCTTGCGAATACGCACTGGGGAGAATTAGATTATTTACTGCTTGATTTACCACCTGGTACAGGAGATGTTGCCATTGATGTTGCAGCAATGATTCCGCAGGCGAAAGAAATTATCGTTACAACACCACATAATGTAGCTTCATTCGTAGCATCTAGAGTAGGCGTAATGGCAAAACATACGAAACACGAGATTTTAGGTATTGTGGAAAACATGGCTTATTATGAAGAACAAGATGGATCGAAAAATTATCTGTTCGGAAAAGGCGGCGGTGAAATGTTAGCAGAACAATTGCAAACAGAAGTAATCGCACAAGTACCTTTTGCAAAACGTGAAGAAAATAGCGGTTCATCTGTATATGATGAAGATTCTCTTGTTGGAGAAGTGTTTACATCGTTAGCAGAAGATATTATTTATAAAGGATAG
- the moaD gene encoding molybdopterin converting factor subunit 1, whose amino-acid sequence MITILLFANLREEVGLDRFVISEKEEMTVQQLKEWLKASYGLQSLDKVMVAVNEEFVTNEEMIKAGDIVAFIPPVSGG is encoded by the coding sequence ATGATTACAATTTTACTATTTGCAAATTTACGTGAGGAAGTTGGATTGGATCGATTCGTAATTTCAGAAAAAGAAGAAATGACAGTGCAGCAATTAAAAGAATGGCTCAAAGCGAGCTATGGTTTACAATCGCTTGATAAAGTGATGGTGGCTGTTAATGAAGAGTTTGTAACGAATGAAGAGATGATAAAAGCTGGAGATATCGTCGCATTCATCCCGCCCGTTAGTGGTGGATAA
- the moaE gene encoding molybdopterin synthase catalytic subunit MoaE encodes MGQALFEIVDNPILVEEVTNKVARREAGAITTFIGTVRELTKGKRTLHLEYEAYKPMAVKQLMRIGEEISERWPDAKVAITHRVGRLEIMDIAVVIAVSSPHRKVAYEANEYAIERIKRIVPIWKKEFWEDGTMWIGDQLENTPYPAGKPKKEE; translated from the coding sequence ATGGGACAAGCGCTATTTGAAATTGTAGATAATCCGATTTTAGTTGAAGAAGTAACGAATAAAGTCGCAAGAAGGGAAGCAGGTGCGATTACAACATTTATTGGTACGGTGAGAGAATTAACAAAAGGAAAACGAACGCTACATTTAGAGTATGAAGCATATAAACCGATGGCAGTAAAACAACTTATGAGAATTGGTGAAGAGATTAGTGAAAGATGGCCGGATGCAAAAGTAGCAATTACGCACCGTGTAGGGCGGCTAGAAATAATGGATATTGCGGTAGTCATTGCAGTTTCATCACCGCATCGTAAAGTAGCTTATGAAGCGAATGAATACGCAATTGAACGTATAAAGCGAATCGTCCCAATATGGAAAAAAGAATTTTGGGAAGATGGGACGATGTGGATTGGAGATCAACTTGAAAATACACCATATCCAGCAGGAAAACCGAAGAAGGAAGAATGA
- a CDS encoding YfhD family protein has translation MNKKNFKQNKATDGIDVEFSRELADHDDLEANARANAADARQKRQSTEK, from the coding sequence ATGAACAAAAAGAATTTCAAACAAAACAAAGCTACTGATGGTATTGATGTTGAGTTCTCTCGTGAACTCGCTGACCACGATGACTTAGAAGCAAACGCACGTGCAAATGCCGCTGATGCACGTCAAAAACGCCAGTCAACAGAAAAATAA
- the fabG gene encoding 3-oxoacyl-ACP reductase FabG — MEFLNGKTAVVTGAAQGIGKEIARVYAKLGAKVLISDVNEEKLQKTTRELSDEGYEVSLYRCDVSNQNEAKSLIEYAVQKFGTLHILVNNAGITKDAMLHKMEKSAWEQVLQVNLTGVFYCMQPALLYMRQQGYGRIINISSISREGNIGQANYAATKAGVVGLTKTAAKEVGSFGITCNAICPGFMDTDMTKMIPDKVKEKMVGAIPVGRIGTPEDIANAAAFLASEYASYITGEVLNVSGGLQV; from the coding sequence ATGGAGTTTTTAAATGGGAAAACAGCTGTTGTAACAGGAGCTGCACAAGGAATTGGAAAAGAGATTGCAAGAGTTTATGCAAAACTAGGGGCTAAAGTATTAATTAGTGATGTAAATGAAGAGAAGCTACAAAAAACGACACGTGAGTTATCGGATGAAGGATATGAAGTGAGCTTATATCGATGTGATGTGAGTAATCAAAATGAAGCGAAGTCGTTAATTGAATATGCAGTTCAAAAATTCGGTACATTACATATTTTGGTGAATAACGCTGGGATTACAAAAGATGCAATGTTACATAAAATGGAGAAGTCTGCTTGGGAACAAGTATTACAAGTGAATTTAACTGGTGTTTTTTATTGTATGCAACCAGCGCTTCTTTACATGAGACAACAAGGGTATGGACGCATTATTAATATATCTTCAATTAGTAGAGAAGGAAACATAGGTCAAGCAAATTATGCGGCTACGAAGGCAGGCGTTGTAGGTTTAACGAAAACGGCAGCGAAAGAAGTTGGAAGTTTCGGTATTACGTGTAATGCGATTTGTCCAGGATTTATGGATACAGATATGACAAAAATGATACCGGATAAAGTGAAAGAAAAGATGGTTGGAGCGATTCCGGTTGGTAGAATTGGGACGCCAGAAGATATTGCGAACGCAGCAGCCTTTTTAGCATCAGAATACGCATCCTATATTACAGGAGAAGTATTAAATGTGAGCGGAGGACTGCAAGTTTAA
- a CDS encoding DUF1294 domain-containing protein, with protein MKWIYFLIINVIAFSLMGLDKRKAKKKQWRTPESTLFLSAAAGGAVGAWIGMYMFHHKTHKKKFVFGIPLLVVITVCLLFVV; from the coding sequence ATGAAATGGATTTATTTTCTTATTATTAATGTTATAGCTTTTAGCCTTATGGGGCTTGATAAACGAAAAGCGAAGAAGAAACAGTGGAGAACGCCAGAAAGTACGTTGTTTTTATCAGCGGCAGCTGGGGGAGCAGTTGGAGCTTGGATCGGTATGTATATGTTTCATCATAAAACTCATAAAAAGAAATTTGTTTTCGGCATACCTTTACTTGTTGTAATAACGGTATGTTTATTATTCGTTGTATGA
- a CDS encoding molybdopterin-synthase adenylyltransferase MoeB, protein MADRYSRQQLFKPIGNRGQEKIRNKHVLIVGAGALGSASAESFVRAGIGKLTIIDRDYVEWSNLQRQQLYSEQDAREKMPKAIAAKNRLKQINSEVQIHAFVMDACVENLEGLLENVDVIIDATDNFDIRFIINDLSQKHNIPWIYGSCVGSYGMSYTIIPQKTPCLHCVLKNVPVTGVTCDTAGIISPTVQIVAAYQVAEALKILVEDFSAIRKTFFMFDIWSNQNHVIKLGKIKTDDCPSCGLNRMYPYLSYENQTKVAALCGRNIVQIRSVENRKYGFDDVEKVLKKLGKVDRNPYLLSCQLDDYRVVIFRDGRVFIHGTNDISKAKQLYYRVFG, encoded by the coding sequence ATGGCTGATCGGTATTCACGACAACAGTTGTTCAAACCAATTGGGAATAGAGGGCAAGAAAAAATTCGAAATAAACATGTGTTAATTGTAGGAGCAGGCGCATTAGGAAGTGCAAGTGCCGAAAGTTTCGTACGTGCAGGTATTGGCAAGTTGACGATTATTGATCGTGACTACGTTGAATGGAGTAATTTACAAAGGCAACAATTGTACTCTGAACAAGATGCGAGAGAGAAGATGCCGAAAGCAATTGCTGCAAAAAATCGACTAAAACAAATTAATTCGGAAGTACAAATACATGCTTTCGTAATGGATGCATGTGTAGAAAATTTGGAAGGGCTATTAGAAAATGTCGATGTAATAATTGATGCAACAGATAATTTCGATATCCGATTTATAATAAATGATTTATCACAAAAACATAATATTCCGTGGATATATGGTTCTTGCGTTGGATCATATGGTATGAGTTATACGATTATTCCGCAAAAGACACCGTGTTTACATTGTGTGCTGAAGAATGTTCCAGTTACAGGTGTGACGTGTGATACAGCTGGAATCATTAGCCCGACTGTTCAAATCGTCGCAGCATATCAAGTGGCGGAAGCACTCAAAATTTTAGTAGAAGATTTTTCAGCAATTAGAAAAACATTTTTCATGTTTGATATATGGAGTAACCAAAACCATGTTATAAAACTAGGGAAAATTAAGACAGACGATTGCCCTTCGTGCGGTTTGAATCGCATGTATCCTTATTTATCATACGAAAACCAAACGAAGGTAGCTGCTTTATGCGGAAGAAATATAGTTCAAATTAGATCGGTAGAAAATAGGAAGTATGGCTTTGACGATGTAGAAAAAGTATTAAAAAAACTAGGGAAGGTAGATCGGAATCCGTATTTACTATCTTGCCAATTAGATGATTACCGCGTCGTTATTTTTCGAGATGGTCGTGTTTTCATTCATGGTACAAATGATATTTCGAAAGCGAAGCAACTATATTATCGCGTATTCGGTTAA
- the rarD gene encoding EamA family transporter RarD — MGSQSAEQKKGIIYAAGAYTMWGILPIYWKWVEEVPADEILAHRIVWAFVFMLLVLGVTKRFRQFIGEFVNLFKRPKLLMSLTIASVLISGNWFVYIWAVNHNHVIEASLGYYINPLISILLGTVVLKEKLNFWQYVAVGLAGVGVIILTVRFGAIPWVSLSLALSFGLYGLTKKLLNYDATIGLTMETMLVTPFAIIYLVMTGVHGFGSFGSISMLSTLLLIGAGIVTALPLFYFAKGAQLIPLYMVGFLQYIAPTISLILGVFVFGEHFTSTHMMAFFCIWVALFVFSVAKTKFLVQKQPKFIKNKSAKVS; from the coding sequence ATGGGGAGTCAATCAGCAGAGCAAAAAAAAGGGATTATATATGCGGCTGGTGCGTATACGATGTGGGGAATACTACCAATCTATTGGAAATGGGTTGAGGAAGTTCCAGCAGATGAAATATTAGCACACCGCATCGTTTGGGCATTTGTTTTTATGTTACTTGTATTAGGTGTTACGAAGAGGTTTCGCCAGTTTATTGGGGAATTTGTGAATCTTTTTAAACGACCTAAATTATTAATGTCATTAACAATAGCTTCAGTCTTGATTAGCGGAAACTGGTTTGTTTACATATGGGCCGTTAATCATAATCATGTTATTGAAGCGAGTCTTGGCTATTATATTAATCCGCTTATTAGTATTTTACTTGGTACAGTCGTTTTAAAGGAAAAGTTAAACTTCTGGCAATATGTTGCAGTTGGTTTAGCTGGAGTAGGGGTTATCATTTTAACAGTACGTTTCGGGGCTATTCCGTGGGTTTCTCTATCACTTGCCCTTTCATTTGGATTATATGGATTAACGAAAAAATTGTTAAACTATGATGCGACAATTGGACTTACGATGGAAACGATGTTAGTGACGCCGTTTGCGATTATTTATCTCGTTATGACAGGGGTACATGGTTTTGGTTCGTTTGGATCTATTTCCATGTTATCAACGTTACTATTAATAGGAGCAGGCATTGTTACAGCATTACCACTTTTTTATTTTGCAAAAGGAGCACAACTTATTCCGCTTTATATGGTAGGATTTTTACAATATATTGCACCAACGATTAGTTTAATTTTAGGTGTATTCGTATTTGGTGAACATTTCACATCTACTCATATGATGGCATTTTTCTGTATATGGGTTGCATTATTTGTATTTTCGGTAGCGAAAACAAAGTTCTTAGTGCAGAAACAACCGAAATTTATAAAAAATAAATCAGCAAAAGTATCATAA
- a CDS encoding divergent PAP2 family protein, with protein METILHNDPLMAAVISWFLAQLTKVVFKLFKTGEFDFAKFFASGGMPSSHASTVTALATGVGVVEGVESTIFAVSAIFAIIVMYDASGVRLAVSKQAKILNEFFHGRQTEYKKLNELVGHTPYEVVVGALLGIIVGVGYCL; from the coding sequence ATGGAAACAATCTTACATAATGATCCGCTTATGGCCGCTGTAATTTCATGGTTTTTAGCACAATTAACGAAAGTAGTCTTTAAATTATTCAAAACGGGTGAATTTGATTTTGCAAAGTTTTTCGCTTCAGGTGGGATGCCAAGTTCTCATGCTTCAACTGTTACAGCGCTTGCGACAGGTGTTGGTGTTGTGGAAGGTGTGGAAAGTACCATATTTGCTGTTTCTGCTATCTTTGCAATAATTGTAATGTATGACGCTTCAGGAGTAAGGCTTGCAGTAAGTAAACAGGCGAAAATATTGAATGAGTTTTTTCACGGTAGACAAACAGAATATAAGAAGTTAAATGAACTTGTCGGGCATACACCGTATGAAGTAGTAGTCGGTGCTTTATTAGGGATTATTGTCGGAGTAGGATATTGTTTGTGA
- a CDS encoding formate/nitrite transporter family protein produces the protein MAFHKPEQIAELVIEAGVQKVSQTLPAMLILGFLGGAFISLGFLLNIRVLGNLPDRWGSLVNILGGAVFPIGLMLVVLAGGELITGNMMSMSMALYAKKITLVSVLNNWIWITFMNFVGAIFVAYCFGHLGGLTEGDYLNKTVAIAEGKLHESFGRTLILAIGCNWLVCLALWLAYGTSDFVGKIIGIWIPIMAFVVIGFQQVVANMFVISAVIFAGHLTWMDLARNFVPVFIGNVIGGAGFVGFAYFACYQKQHSNMK, from the coding sequence ATGGCATTTCATAAACCGGAACAAATTGCTGAGCTTGTAATTGAGGCCGGTGTTCAAAAAGTAAGTCAGACCTTGCCAGCGATGCTTATTCTCGGTTTTTTAGGAGGAGCATTTATTTCATTAGGATTTTTACTTAACATTCGAGTTTTAGGTAATTTGCCTGATCGCTGGGGGAGTTTAGTGAATATTTTAGGAGGCGCGGTTTTTCCTATTGGACTCATGCTCGTCGTATTAGCAGGAGGAGAATTAATTACCGGAAATATGATGTCAATGTCTATGGCGCTATATGCAAAGAAAATCACATTGGTTAGTGTGCTAAATAACTGGATTTGGATTACTTTCATGAATTTTGTTGGAGCTATTTTCGTTGCATATTGCTTTGGTCATCTTGGAGGATTAACAGAGGGAGATTATTTAAATAAAACGGTAGCGATAGCAGAAGGAAAGTTACATGAATCATTTGGGAGAACTTTAATTTTAGCAATTGGTTGTAATTGGCTCGTTTGTCTGGCGCTTTGGCTCGCTTATGGGACGAGCGATTTTGTCGGAAAGATAATCGGAATTTGGATTCCAATTATGGCATTTGTAGTGATCGGATTTCAGCAAGTGGTAGCAAATATGTTTGTCATCTCGGCAGTTATTTTTGCAGGTCATCTGACGTGGATGGATCTTGCTAGAAATTTTGTTCCTGTCTTTATCGGAAATGTAATTGGAGGAGCTGGCTTTGTTGGATTTGCGTACTTTGCTTGTTATCAAAAACAACATTCTAATATGAAATAG
- the moaA gene encoding GTP 3',8-cyclase MoaA translates to MKSVTLDKLQRPLKDLRISVTDRCNFRCRYCMPEEIFGPDYSFLSNDKILSFDEIERITRIFVSLGVRKLRITGGEPLLRRGLPQLIERLNKIDGVEDIGLTTNGSLLKKFAPDLYMAGLSRVTVSLDSLEEERFFYLNGNRSKIQRVLEGIQAAAEVGMKIKINMVVQKGKNEQDILQMAQYFKENKHILRFIEYMDVGNYNGWDLKEVVSKQEIVDTIHQVMPLERIEANYAGEVATRYHYIGSDEEIGIISSVTDSFCSSCTRARISAEGKLYTCLFASKGNDLRELLRSGYNNEEITDIVSNIWNNREDRYSDERLNNTSKKRIPKIEMSHIGG, encoded by the coding sequence ATGAAATCTGTCACATTAGACAAACTACAACGCCCTTTAAAGGATTTACGTATTTCTGTTACTGATCGCTGTAATTTTCGCTGTCGCTATTGTATGCCAGAAGAAATATTTGGTCCTGATTATTCGTTTTTGTCTAATGATAAAATTTTATCTTTTGATGAGATTGAAAGGATAACACGTATTTTTGTTTCTTTAGGTGTAAGAAAGTTACGAATTACGGGCGGAGAACCGTTACTTCGAAGAGGTCTTCCGCAGCTTATTGAGCGCCTTAATAAAATAGATGGTGTGGAGGATATCGGTTTAACAACCAATGGATCGTTACTTAAAAAGTTTGCTCCTGATTTATATATGGCGGGTTTATCACGTGTGACAGTTAGTTTAGATTCTTTAGAAGAAGAGCGGTTTTTCTATTTGAATGGTAATAGAAGCAAAATACAAAGGGTTCTGGAAGGAATACAGGCTGCAGCTGAAGTTGGTATGAAAATTAAAATAAACATGGTCGTTCAAAAGGGGAAAAACGAACAGGACATCTTGCAGATGGCGCAATACTTTAAGGAAAACAAGCATATTCTTCGTTTTATTGAGTATATGGACGTTGGAAATTATAACGGTTGGGATTTAAAAGAGGTTGTCTCTAAACAAGAAATAGTAGATACGATTCATCAAGTTATGCCATTAGAACGGATAGAAGCGAATTATGCAGGTGAGGTTGCGACTCGCTATCATTATATTGGAAGTGATGAAGAAATAGGTATTATTTCATCAGTAACAGATTCCTTCTGCTCCTCATGTACGAGAGCCCGTATTTCTGCAGAAGGAAAATTATATACTTGTTTGTTCGCTTCTAAAGGAAATGATTTGAGAGAACTGCTTCGATCTGGATACAATAATGAGGAAATAACAGATATCGTAAGCAATATATGGAACAACCGAGAAGATCGTTATTCAGATGAACGCTTAAATAATACAAGTAAAAAAAGAATACCTAAAATTGAAATGTCACATATTGGTGGTTGA
- the moeA gene encoding molybdopterin molybdotransferase MoeA: MERRVPIAVEEAVRKVMGFANEGLKELLPIELAYGRILAEDLVADHDVPSFNRSPYDGFAIRAEDTNLASYEMPIVFEVVGEIGAGSLFDEKVGPFQAVRIMTGAQIPNECDAVVMLELTRQYEEAGNKYMELKRSFKTGDNISFQGEDARKGTVLAKKGSYINPGISALLATFGYSEVPVARKPVIGLLATGSELLDVNDSLQPGKIRNSNTYMILSQIRRAGGRVKCFGKFSDDFNTCFTAVKEALGQVDMLITTGGVSVGDYDYLPAIYEKLGASVLFNKVAMRPGSVTTVAQLNGKLLFGLSGNPSACYVGFELFVRPCIRTYMFSEKVHLKREKALLGEDFLKPNPFTRCVRAKLQYDEGKLIAYPSGFDKSSSVSSLAESNAFIVLPGGTRGYKKDMFVDVLLLEDNEGSEWPWTFHKVRGGSNGTSAI, encoded by the coding sequence ATGGAAAGAAGAGTGCCAATTGCGGTGGAAGAAGCTGTTCGTAAAGTAATGGGATTTGCTAATGAGGGATTAAAGGAGCTACTACCTATTGAATTAGCTTATGGGCGTATATTAGCGGAGGATTTAGTAGCTGACCATGATGTACCTTCATTCAATCGTTCACCGTATGACGGGTTTGCTATTAGAGCAGAAGATACGAACTTAGCAAGTTATGAAATGCCAATTGTATTTGAAGTAGTGGGTGAAATTGGCGCAGGATCACTATTCGATGAGAAAGTAGGTCCGTTTCAAGCAGTTCGAATTATGACGGGAGCGCAAATTCCGAATGAGTGTGATGCGGTTGTTATGTTAGAACTGACTCGTCAATATGAGGAGGCTGGCAATAAGTATATGGAATTAAAGCGATCATTCAAAACAGGCGACAATATTTCTTTTCAAGGTGAAGATGCTCGTAAAGGAACAGTTCTTGCAAAGAAAGGATCGTACATTAATCCAGGTATTTCAGCTCTTCTTGCTACATTCGGTTATAGTGAAGTACCAGTTGCGAGAAAGCCTGTAATTGGACTGTTAGCGACTGGGAGTGAATTACTGGATGTCAATGATTCATTACAGCCAGGGAAAATCCGAAACAGTAATACGTACATGATATTGTCTCAAATTCGAAGAGCGGGCGGAAGAGTAAAATGTTTTGGGAAGTTTAGTGATGATTTTAATACGTGTTTTACAGCTGTGAAAGAAGCGCTTGGCCAAGTAGATATGTTAATTACAACGGGTGGTGTATCAGTAGGAGATTATGATTATTTACCAGCTATTTACGAAAAGTTAGGTGCATCTGTTCTTTTTAATAAAGTTGCAATGCGACCAGGAAGTGTTACGACTGTAGCACAATTAAATGGCAAGTTATTATTTGGTTTATCAGGAAATCCATCAGCTTGTTACGTAGGGTTTGAATTATTCGTAAGACCGTGTATTCGGACGTATATGTTTAGTGAAAAAGTACATTTAAAAAGAGAAAAAGCGTTATTAGGAGAAGATTTTCTAAAACCGAATCCATTTACAAGATGTGTACGAGCAAAATTGCAATATGATGAGGGGAAATTAATCGCTTATCCATCAGGGTTTGATAAATCTAGCTCAGTTTCTTCATTGGCAGAATCAAATGCGTTTATCGTATTGCCGGGCGGGACAAGAGGATATAAAAAAGATATGTTTGTTGATGTTCTTTTATTAGAAGATAACGAAGGTAGTGAATGGCCTTGGACATTTCATAAAGTGAGAGGTGGTTCTAATGGGACAAGCGCTATTTGA